The segment CGAAGTCGGGCGCCGCGAACTTGTTCTGGACCGCATAGAGCACGCCGGCCAGCCCCGCGAAGAGCCCGGAGAGCATCACCGCCACCATCTTGTAGCGCTCGACGTGGTAGCCGATGGCGCGGGTGCGGGGCTCGTTCTCCCGGATGGCCTGCAGCACCATGCCGAAGGGCGACTGGGTGATGCGCCGGAGCAGGAGGTAGGACGCGGTCACCACCGCCAGCACGAACCAGTGCAGCGTGACCGGCGTGAAGGCCACCGCGCCGAGGCCGGGGATCCCCAGCGGCGGCTGGCGGAAGGTGAGGCCGTTCTCGCCGCCGGTCAGCTCGGTCCAGGTGAAGATGACCACGTAGAAGATCTGGGAGAAGACGAGCGTGGTGATCGCGAAGTAGATGTCCCGCAGCCGGGTGGCGAAGTAGGCCACGAAGACGGCCACCAGGCCGGCGCCGAGCAGCCCGTAGAGGATGGCCAGCCAGAGGTTGGGCGGGCGCACCGTCAGCAGGGCGGCCGCCGCCCCGTACATGCCGAGGCCGAAGAAGGCGGAGTGGCCGAACGAGACCATCCCGGTATAGCCGATCAGGATGTCCGACGACATCGCCAGCAGCCCCCAGATCAGGATCTCGGTGACGAACCGGCGCCAGAACTCGGGGAGCGCGAGCGGCGCGGCGCCGAGCAGCGCCAGCACGATGGCGAACCCGATCC is part of the Candidatus Methylomirabilota bacterium genome and harbors:
- a CDS encoding branched-chain amino acid ABC transporter permease; translated protein: MTARASTTPYWIGFAIVLALLGAAPLALPEFWRRFVTEILIWGLLAMSSDILIGYTGMVSFGHSAFFGLGMYGAAAALLTVRPPNLWLAILYGLLGAGLVAVFVAYFATRLRDIYFAITTLVFSQIFYVVIFTWTELTGGENGLTFRQPPLGIPGLGAVAFTPVTLHWFVLAVVTASYLLLRRITQSPFGMVLQAIRENEPRTRAIGYHVERYKMVAVMLSGLFAGLAGVLYAVQNKFAAPDFVFFLVSGEVVIFNVMGGMGTLVGPVAGAAFFFLLREGFSRFWTEYYLIPVGVIFTLMVILVPQGLLGFARRALNR